The Girardinichthys multiradiatus isolate DD_20200921_A chromosome 9, DD_fGirMul_XY1, whole genome shotgun sequence genome segment tagctatcaggagattttggagcacttcatgcttccatctgctgaaaagttttatggagatgaagatttcatttttcagcacgacctggcacctgctcacagtgccaaaaccactggtaaatggtttactgaccatggtatcactgtgctcaattggcctgccaactctcctgacctgaaccccatagagaatctgtgggatattgtgaagagaacgttgagagactcaagacccaacactctggatgagctaaaggccgctatcgaagcatcctgggcctccataagacctcagcagtgccacaggctgattgcctccatgccacgccgcattgaagcagtcatttctgccaaaggattcccgaccaagtattgattgcataactgtacatgattatttgaaggttgacgttttttgtattaaaaacacttttcttttattggtcggatgaaatatgctaattttgtgagataggaattttgggttttcatgagctgtatgccacaatcatccgtattaagacaataaaagacctgaaatatttcagttagtgtgcaatgaatctaaaatataggaatgttaaattttcaccatgacattatggaaaataatgaactttatcacaatatgctaatattttgagaaggacctgtatttacctGGATCTCCTTGTAGGAAtctggaaaacatttttcttttatggtCATCGTTTGTTACATTGAATTGTTGAATGAAATCAAAGTTTGCACAAATGAAACTGAATGTGTCGGAGTCCTTAGAACAGGGAACTGAAACTCCTTCAGAGCTGGTGTCCTGAAGTTTTAGATGCATCTCCAAATAATTAGCTCATTAGCAAAGTTTTGAAGAGCTTGAATGCGTCCTGAGGAGGCAATACAGCCATTTTATTCAGGTGAGAAAACCAGGGACATGTCTACAAGTTGCAGAACGCCAGTCTTTGAGGAATGGAGTTGGAGACTCCTGCATGAGAACATTACAATCAGCCAAAACTGGAATAAGCATGTTCAACCTCAAAGAAAAACGGAAACTCTGGTCAGTACATCTCTGAAGTAACTACAATGACACTTTTTTCTACACCAACAAAACCACGTTATAAATATTACATTGCATTTCTGCCAAGAGCTGACCTTTGGTGTTCTAAACTCTTAACCTCCCATGTAACTTCTGGTCCCGGTTTTGGTGCTGAGCCTGGCCCAGAAACAGTTAATGTGTTGCATCAGAATTCCCAGATCTCCTCCTTTTTCTCATGCGATACAAGCAGCCAGTAAAGAgataaaagcacacaaatgagttATGGTCAGTAATTAGTTCGAAACAGCTTGCAGCCTCAGAGTGCAGTTTGAGCCTTAATATTAAGGTGCATGCTGTATAACCGATGCATTGACTCTGTCATTAATGTcaaaaaggaacagaaaacaccAAATTATATAACCCTAAAGTATGTTCATCTCCAGCAACATTTAGAAACCATTGAAACATTGGTGGTATGAGATCTTAAGGTCCAGATTTCTATTAAAATAAGTGTTTCTGTTGTTATAGGGTTAGTGTGGTAGCTAATCAGGTTCTAAAGGAATATGTACTGACCACAAACACAGTCAAGTTCAGGCCTGGTGTAAATGTTCCAGGTTCCACTGTCTCAGTAGGTTACAGGCATTTTGTTTATCTGGGCTTCCCGGTTCTGAAACATGAAGGTGAACCACCTCCTCTGTAGATCTATCCATGGCAAGTCTTCCTCTCCCCCCCTACATAACGCTGCACTTCCCCTTCAGTTTGTCAGCTCGTTTCTGTTTCCCCGAGCGTTTCCCGTCAATGCTCAGGCTCATGTCCCGCTTCTTCTCCAGCGCCAGCAGCTCCTGGAAGAGTTCCTTCACGTTGGTGTTCGTCTTTGCTGACGTCTCCATGAAGGCGCACTTCCAGGATGTGGCCTGAGCCTCTCCCACTTTCATCTCCACCTCGCGCTGGGCTGTCTCATCACTCTTGTTGCCCACGAGCATGATGGGAATGGACTCCACACTCCCTTTGATGGCCAGAATCTGCAGAGTCAGAATGTCGGGTATAATTAGACACAAACATTAACTAAGAATGgctatggttttcttttattaaagcaCCTTTTGGCTTAATTTCAACATTCAGTCCTCCAGAAGAGTTGCTGTTGTTGCAAGAGTTTCCTGACATTTGTTCAGTTTCATCCTTTAGCTTAATTCATAGTGTGCAGATTGGTTACACAAGATCAAAAGGATCTCATTTTTCAGAAGGTATTAGTCAGAAGGATATATTTATGATCTCATATACATGATCTCAAGGTGTTTGAGTTTCTTTATGGATCTGTTTCCTCTCGGTTGTTTTTGTTCTCTAGTTGCTGTTGTAGTTCATTTATTGTAGATCAGATTCttggttcattcttgtgtttagatatttCTGTTACTTCCATGGACTTCTCTGTATTCCTGTTcgtctgtgttaattagccttcCTCCTTCAGTTCCTCTGCATTCTCcctgccaccagctgctccaccttCCATCTGCTCAGCTGTTCTGGTTCATTGGTCATTTCTACACCCAGCTTCTGTGTTTAACTCTCCGGTTTTCACACCTCACCACTGAATCCTACTGTCTCTCTGTCTATGTTCCATGTCCAGCTGTTCCTTGTAAGTTTACCAGTtctatcatcatcatcattaaaatgtttctactcaccatgcggctcccaCACTCCTGTTTGGATGTTGGTCCTGCAAAACACCACTGCCTTATGGCATATATGCTAAGCTTTTTAGATGAAAACTGTATTTCTGAAGAGTTTCACTGTACTGTAACTactcttatgtttctttttatgacCTTTATAATAACTGTTGATTCAGGAACAACtgcttttcagatgtttttagaTCTAAGTGCAACGTTCAACATTGTAGATCCTGCTATCATGGCTTGAGCAATGTGTGGGCATTAAGGGAACTGCTCATCAGTTCAAATCTTGATTAACAAATAGGAGCTTCTCAGTCCAGACAGATACTTATCCTCAGCCCCAGCCCTCTTAGTTGTGGAGTTCCTCAATGATCCATCCTAGGGCCAGTCTTATTTCCTTTATATACAGTATGTTGTCCCGAAGTTCCATTTAAgagaaatgtaatattttgttcCCCTGCTTTGCAGAAAAACTTTGCTAAATTGGAGTTTATGGTAGAGTTCAGGGAGCTCCTAACTTAGCCTAAAAATTCCTCCTAAGGATTTTCAGCTTCAGAGTGATTCAGTTCACTGCTGAGAGCAACTCTGAGCGAGGAGACAGagattcctatcttagtgaggaggtgtggttgaccccgttgctaggtgtagACAGTTTTCTTGAAAAACAGTTCCTAAATCATCCGACTGACTTGGAGAATTTTTGCAAAGTAGAGTTTCTAAATATTACCAAGTCTGACTGAATGATGACAGtgaatcaaaaggtgcttcaGCAAAGTGTTAGTTTAAAGGTGCTTACATGTATGCAAAAAGTTTATTCCAAGCTTTTTATTTCCACCCATTTCAGATTTGTAGTTTCCTATAATATATAGCATATATGTCATTTAAAGGTGATAAAAGTTTTGAAATTGTTCACATTTCTTGTATCATCTTAAAACTGCAGTAAAACAATTGGAGGTTGATTAATGGTGCTTTTGTATTGTGCAAATTCTGAAAACTGTTGAGGTGGTATCTCAAGAGAACCTTTTTTAACAATATGGTCTCTGAATCTTTTGCTAAAAAGCTTTTCTCTGGCgctgaaatacatttaaaatatgctGCGTGGAACAAACCACCCCTCTGAGGTCCCTGTTTTCCAGAAGAGGCGGAGACGGACCTGTTGGTAGATGGGTTTGAGCTCCTCCAGGGATTGGCGGCTGGTAATGGAGAAGACCAGGATGAAGGCGTGGCCTTTGGAGATGGACAGCCGCTGCATGGCGGGGAACTGGTGACTTCCTGTTGTGTCGGTGATCTGAAGCGTGCAGACGCTCTTGTCACAGCTGATCACCTGCAGAGACGACAGGCATCTGTTTCATTTTGGTCAAGCAATAATAACTGGGTCAGATGTATCTTTGCAACACCAGGTTTCTGCAGatcttcattctttttaaaccaaatatttttaaaactttgttgaTTCAATCAGAATTTTACTAAACTAATTAATAGGAGGTCACTTATTAAGGGAAGTGCTGCTTTGTTTAATTTGCAATCAGCCCTCGTCTCGCAATATTTTGCCTCCAAGTGGACAGACTTcattttaaatccttttttctgAACAAGCAATCAGACATGTTCCACTTGTGTCTCACTTGTCTGTAGGTGTCCTCCACTGTGGGGATGTAGGTGTCTCTGAAGGTGCCTTTAACAAACCGAAGAACAAGCGAACTCTTCCCCACCCCACCAGCTCCAAACACTACCACCCGGTAGTCATTACTCTGCTCAGGCATTCTGGGAGCTGAAGTCCTCCTGCCACTCTGGAACAATCACCTGTATGCTGATGAGACAAGATGACAACAGACAGTTAATTTAATGTTGCTAAAAGTCCAGAGCAACTgattgccttcagaaatcacgTAAATAGTAAACAGTTTCCATCTGTGTAGTAAAGaaacggcatcatgaagaccaaggacaaCAGCTGACAGGTCAGAGGGAAAGCTGTGGGGtattttaaagcaggtttaggttctaaaacaacatcCCCCAGAGCtccgttcaatccatcatctgaacacgGAGAGAGGATTGACCAACTGCTGAACTATAGggacatccacctaaacttacaagCCGAGCAAGGAGaggattaatcagagaagcagccaggaggcaacttgtaactctggaggacctgcagagatccacagctcaggtgggagaatctgtcaacaataCAGCTTTTTGTCATGCACTCTATAAATCTGGCTCTATTGGAAGTcacgtttgcagtttgccacaagccatgtagggcacacagcaaacacgtagaagaaggtgctctgtttAGAGGAgaagctaaatccaggacaatcctgaaagaaaactgttATTAGCTGAAAATAACTTGAAACTGGGACGGAGGTTCACCTCCAATGTAATGGTTTAAACCAGAGCATATTCATgtcttagaatggcctagtcaaagtccagacctaaatccagctgagaatctgtggcaaataTGAAAGCTGATGCTCTCCTTCCAATCCATCCACCTttccaattatgcactactttctaTTGATCTGTCTCATATTATCCCAATATaatgcagtttttaatttgCAGTTTGCGTTTGTAACGTGACGAAATGTGCTGAAGCGGGATTCTGAGCACTTTTTAAAGGCTCTTTAAAGGTGGATCAGAGTGAGGCTGAGGAACGTTTGAGGACAGAAAGTGGAGCAGATAAAAAGGAAGCGGGGCAGATTTGATCATAATGAAACATGTCTACAGACAGAACAGAGACCAGTTTCATGGATGGTGAAAACCACGACAGGCAGGATTTCATTCAGGGCTCAGGCAGCATTTTATGTTTACATtggtatgtttttctttttttgatcaGATTTACCCTAAAACATGTTTCTATGCTAAATTACATTCATGTGTCATGCTGTGGAAAATATTTCtgaactttggtgttttgtgtCAGGCCAGGTTCTCCTACGCTCCTCACTGACGTCACCAACCTCCTTATCTGCTCCACAGACTCTCACCAGTCAGCAGGTCGGTGATTGTTCCCTGCAGtcagccacacacacacctgcctCCTGATAGCATCCTGAGTGTTTACAGCCGTGGCGGCATTACAATGTGAGTGAGAGGGGGGTTGCTCCGTCGCCGTGGTTACTGCCCTCCGAGGAGGCACCAAAAGCGACAGAGATGGACTGCAGAGAGATTTATGCACTGAAAGAGCAGCACAAACATTTCATCACCAGCAGGGCCATTACCATGGTTACCTGCCTGCCCACATCTGACATCACTTCCTCTGCGGAGGCAGGCAGCAGGGAAAACACCGGCGAGTGGACCAGCATCACGGGGGCTGCAGACACACATCCAGATCAAGCCTTATATTTTCTGTGGAAATGCTGGATCTTCCAGAAATCGTCTTCAAATAAGATCCAAGTTGTtttttatctgtgtgtgtgctgatttattttctatagttttttttaatctacttGTTTTAACCAGGAAAGACCCAATGggtatttaaaatttaaattacaAGGATGTCCCGGCGAAATGACAGAAGCTCAGAACAGCACTATTATAAAACACAGCGATAAAGGTTATAGAACCTGAAAGACTCACAAAAGTATAACTAAGTCCAATGCTTATCCAAGGCATATTCAACAGTATGACCAAATAAATCATCAgtcaaaacctttaaaaatctTTAAGATTTTGTAGAAACGGTCTCCAGTTTCacgaaaaagtatttgcccaaatgttttagataatcaaacttattttaatatcaataataacctgaaaaaatataaaaattgccGAATTGCTCTAATTCAATGAAAGTTAATAGTTTCTGAGTATGAACCGCCTATATAAGGTCATGCTACAGCATCCTCAACTGATTTGAGTCCAGACTTGGACTAGGCCATTTCTTTAGCCTATTCATTGTTGCACTTGCTGGTGTGCTACAGATACTTGTTCTGTTACAAAACCCAAGTCctcagaattcatggttccatcaattacagcaagtcgtccatgtcctgaagcagcaaagcatccccatatcatcacactaccaccaccacgtTTGACTGTGGGTGTGATGGTCGTAATAAAAAGTTCCT includes the following:
- the diras1a gene encoding GTP-binding protein Di-Ras1a encodes the protein MPEQSNDYRVVVFGAGGVGKSSLVLRFVKGTFRDTYIPTVEDTYRQVISCDKSVCTLQITDTTGSHQFPAMQRLSISKGHAFILVFSITSRQSLEELKPIYQQILAIKGSVESIPIMLVGNKSDETAQREVEMKVGEAQATSWKCAFMETSAKTNTNVKELFQELLALEKKRDMSLSIDGKRSGKQKRADKLKGKCSVM